The genomic DNA GCCATacaggctaattttcatctgcagtcctgGCAGGTTGATGCCATTAAAAGAAAACCTACAAGAGCATGAGCACAGATATGCCCAGACAAAAGCTCATATGCACAGATACAAGCACATAGGCACAGACTACCACCACTACCCCAGATTATGGTAGCATGTTTGATTTTCCAGTAACCACTGTTTTGTAGATTTGGAGAAAGAGTTAAGAGATGTGATCGTCCTTCGTCACATTTTTATAGTGTTCCAGCCAGGTATGTGCTGCTCGATATACACAAGTAAAATATCTGCAGATTTGATTATGTTTTCACAGTCTAAGAAAtcatatttagttttaaatacACTATAGTTAAATTGTTCTTAATGTAACTAAAATTCGCCAAACTAAATTTAATTATTTCCCCAACTTTTGTAacctgtattttgaatgtgagTTATGTATCTATTATAATGCCTAAATATTTAAACTTGTGCACTACTTCTCCCTGGGTCTGGATCTCTATTTGCAGACTGTGAAAAAAACATCCAGATTTTGCTTTTGTTAACCAATTTCAGATATTGACCATTGAAGCTGATAGTTCTTCTGTGGGCTGCTTCATGTTGTTAGCATGTAGACATGTGACCGTATCAAGTTACAGTAGGTGGACAAACTTCAAGTAGGTCATCAATGTACAAACTGGACCCAAAATTAAAACCTTGACCATTTGTGAGGTTTTATCGTCTATGGgaacacattgttttttttatttagtattgtCTCCTTTCAAATTTcaactatttttatttaaaggagcagtgtgtaTAGGACTTAGAAAtggaatataatattaataacaattTTTCCTTAGTATGTATCTGTCTGCCGTAATGCACTgccatgtttctacagtagcacagaacagacaaaccaaACACTAGGTGACACAAAAAGAAATTCTAATATACAAAGATtacctttttaaagaaatatctGATATGGTCAATATAATCATAATTATGGGTAAATATCACATTAATTCATGTAAAAATCAAAAACCCTCACTGACTTAGAAATtaattattgtttgtcttttccACTATTAGGTTAGCTGATACACACCAGCTAATAGACTAATTGTCACAATTGATGGTGTTTTGACCAAGACtgaatgttttagttttttgttatttattctcTGCTACCATATGGGTCGACTGTAATTAGCTGATTTAGGGTCTCAACATATAAATGATGTGGGACACAATGGTATTCAGTTGGTTGCAATCTGCAACTTCACCGTTTGATGCCACTAAATCCTACTGTAGAATATTGTTCTTACTATTTGCAGATGAATATAATAAGAATGTAAAAGGTTTCCATAAAAGACCAAGTTTGTTTTGGTGTATGCTTATTGCGCACAAGGTTTAGCTTAAGCTATAACTATAGAGTAGTTAAAAGTCATGAGTCGCGAGCAAAGTACATTGAGTAATGATAACAAACGAAACAGGAACAGAATGTACCGCTTCGCGTGAGAGCAAATGAGGACGAGACATAATACTGTGGCCCCCTGGCGTGTGATGTGTGAAGATAACAGTCCCGGTGCAGGAGAAGAAGAGGGGGCCCAAGAAAGGAAgtataagagatgagaggaaGAATAGATCGGGGTTCACGAGGTCTGACAGTCTAGAGATATGTGGACCGGCTCTGGGTTTTTTGTCTGTTGTTAGGGAAACTTAGTCTCTGCGTGCTTTGTGATCCCACAGATCTGTGTATTGTAGCTTCAATGCTTGACTGattaaacaaatatattttactttatctTATCGTCTTATTTGGCTCTTGCTTAGTatcaatgtaataacaattttaaCAAATGTGCAGGGATAGATAGGTCTTTTATTGGAGTCAGACACATTGTCCCAAAAGAGGGGACACATAGGAGGTAAATCCCCAACACTACACAATGCTCCTTTACTTATAAGCAGAACACAAATTCACTATAACAGCAGTGCAATTCTATGAAGTATAATGTTGTCTCCACTtactttttatatatgttactatgacattttaagtcaatgtacagtgccttgcgaaagtattcggcccccttgaacttttcgaccttttgccacatttcaggcctcaaacataaagatataaaactgtaattttttgtgaagaatcaacaacaagtgggacacaatcatgaagtggaacgaaatttattggatatttcaaaccttttaaacaaataaaaaactgaaatattgggcgcaaaattattcagccccttgaagttaatactttgtagcgccaccttttgctgcattacagctgtaagtcgcttggggtatgtctctatcagttttgcacatcgagagactgacatttttgcccattcctccttgcaaaacagctcgagctcagtgaggttggatggagagcgtttgtgaacagcagttttcgtTCTTTccccacagattctcgattggattcaggtctggactttgacttggccattctaacacctggatatgtttatttgtgaaccattccattgtagattttgctttgttttttggatcattgtcttgttggaagacaaatctccgtcccagtctcaggtcttttgcagactccatcaggttttcttccagaatggtcctgtatttggctccatccatcttcccatcaatttgaaccatcttccctgtccctgctgaagaaaagcaggcccaaaccatgatgctgccaccaccatgtttgacagtggggatggtgtgttcagggtgatgagctgtgttgcttttacgccaaacataacgttttgcattgttgccaaaaagtttgattttggtttcatctgaccagagcaccttcttccacatgtttggtgtgtctcccaggtggcttgaggcaaactttaaacgacacttttatggatatctttaagaaatggctttcttcttgccactcttccataaaggccagatttgtgcagtatacgactgattgttgtcctatggacagatgCCCCCGCCCTCACgcctgtagatctctgcagttcatccagagtgatcatgggcctcttggctgcatctctgatcagtcttctcattgtatgagctgaaagtttagagggacggccgggctTTCgttagatttgcagtggtctgatactccttccatttcaatattttgctccgcacagtgctccttttgggatgtttaaagcttgggaaatctttttgtatccaaaccggctttaaacttctccacaacagtatctccgacctgcctggtgtgttccttgttcttcatgatgctctctgcgctttacacggacctctgagactatcacagagcaggtgcatttatacggagacttgattacacacagctggattctatttatcatcattagtcatttaggtcaacattggatcattcagagatcctcactgaacttctgaagAGAAGAGTTTGCTGCAcgaaaataaaagaaagtcaGGGGCTGAATAAAATTTCACGCCcgcactttttcagttttttatttgttaaaaagtttgaaatagccaatgaatttcttcccacttcataattgggacccacttgttgttgattcttcacaaaaaattacagttttatatctttatgtttgaggcctgaaatgtggcaaaaggtcgaaacgttcaagggggccgaatactttcgcaaggcactgtatattttggtttataaataaGGTCAAGGTCAAGGTGTTTTCAATTGATAAAGTTCCATTCTGTTGTTCCAGTGCATATAAGACAAGAACACTATAAACAAAGAATAGGATTCCAAACTTTTTTATTCAACCTTCATTCATTTCTCACTGTCTTACAGCAGTTTTTACAATTACATTGCAGTTATCCAGTAGTGTGCAGGCCAATATAAGGTAAACCCCTTTCTTTCAAAACTCCTCTCAAGTACTACATAGCATTAGCATGAACACTGGTAACAAAACATCcaagaaaacacacaagaaGTATAGCCACAATTAGTGCACACTCTTCATTAAATGTGGGCTCAGTTACTTTGAGGAAAGATGAGTTAAAACCAAAACTGCGTAAAACACAGCAATCATTACGACCTGCAGGGCTAACGGAATAAAATGCGCACATAAAATCAACTTTAAAATAGCTTTAAAAAGCTTCAGCACAGCTAGCTTCAATTAGAGCTGGTATTTTTTTAGTAAACGGACACGAGGTGTGAGGTATGAAGGTGGAACACTAAGTTTGGTTTAACGGAAAACTTCAGTAGGATTTCATGTGTGTCTGATTGAAATCATGCATTCTGgatcaaatgtgtgtgtgtgtgtgtgtgtgtgtgtgtgtgtggtgtgtgtgtgtgtgtgtgtctgtagtggTACATGTAgtatgatggtgtgtgtgtgtgcgtgtggtgttAGTGCTTTAATTGACTACAGCAGATGTGCACATCTTGTTGATCCCACAGGCATTGGACCCCCTGTATAGGTAGTAGTAACCctgtatgagagagagaaaaacacataTACAAGACAGTAGTTAGTTTTACACAGTCCTGTTAAGGTCTTCCAGTGTCaaatttattttagttttaacagtctatggtttttaCTTATCTTCTTGTCAATTCAAGAAATTCTAGTGATaccttttaatttttattaacaATAAGAATGTGGGTCCTGGTTGCTATATTCAAGAAGAATaaagtattgttttattataCTATTAATGCCTCTGTTTTCTCTAATCCACAAGTTAGTAAGTGGGTTTGTCTTACCTGCTCTCCATAATCCTCTCCCCAGCTGTTTTTGATGGCCCAGAATGGGATACCTTGACCTGAAAGCACAGAAGCATTAATACAAGAGTAGGAACTGGGTAAATGAAGCCAAGATAAAAACAGGATTAAAACACTTACGTTCTCCGAATCCCACCAGCAGCACAGCGTGGTCGATCATCCAGGAGTTGCAGAAGATCTTCAAAGGGTGAGACACACCCTTCCTGTAGAActaagacatttaaaaagacaacaaaaaaaaagataatgaaATATGGTTCTATGCTGAGGATTACAttcttgtgaaaacaaaattaacATGATGTTATCACTTAATGTATAATTTACATAGAGGTGATGGCAagtgttttatattttgtattgatTCAGTCATTGCTGTGGTGGACAGAACTGCTTACCTGCATGGCAAAGGCATTCAGCGCAACTGAGATTGGTCCATTCTCAGCCAGCCAAGCTGCAATTTctgaggagggaaaaaaaattgaattttcTTTGCAACAGTTGatatacctgcaaaactaacagCCATTTATCTCCACATTAATTCATTAGATTATATCTAATCTTCAGATTTAAATGTTGTGGTGTGTTTTTTAGTAATATTACACGTTGACATGTTTGTCAGTGCTTCGGATTCAGCCTTAGTCTTCCCTTCCTTCTTCATTCCCTATCCATTGGCTCAGCCCACTCACCCTTCTCATCTTTGGACAGCTCCACAGAGCTGTTGATGTAGGCGGCCACCTTCATGGTGGTGAAGTCGCACCTCTGCTTCTTCCCGGTGTAGGAGTAGTCAGTCTCTGTCTCCAGGCCACCTAAACAATACATGAAGGATGATGATTTAAAAGGTTTAGGTTTGCTCTCAGCATCAGCATAAATCGCACGTATGTTTTTACAGGCTGCTCGGAGTCtatcaattaaataaaatgggAATAGCAAGCTAAAATGTTTCAAAATAGTTGCACACATCACTTGTCCTCCACCCATGTCTTTCTTACCCAGCTTCTCAATAGCTTCATATGCATTTGAAGGCAGCCCTCCTTTGCATGCCTGGTCCAGCCCATCACAGTCAACCAGCTCTGTGAAGGACAAATCAATAAACATTTGTGTAATCATTTGTGTTTGGGCCTgttcgtgtgtatgtgtgtgtgttaccttgttCAGAGAGGGACAGCAGCGACCCATTTTTTAGGAACCACTGGCCTTCAATGTTGCCTGTCACAGAAAATGCCCAGCAGGATCCACACATACCctgcaagacacacacacacacacacacacacacacacacacacacacacacacacacacacacacacacacacacacacacacacacacacacacacacacacacaaagtaggCAGGAGGTATAATTTATTCATTAGTAACATGCTGTTCAGTATGACTGCCCTATAAATAAATTTGTTTGTTGGTACCTGGTTCTTAACGGAACTGACAGCTCCATGATCCCGCCAATCCCAGCTGGCAGGGGCGGGGCCTCGGGCAGGAGAGGCCGGTTTCATTGGTCGATGAAGAGTCCATTGACTCAGTAGTGGGTTCAGGTATGCAGAGCGAAACTCTTCCTCTGGAGAAAAAAACGAAGGAGAGCCGTCAAACTTTTttgttaattcattttttttaaaagagctgatgcaacagaaggtgtgtgtggaaatacaaatgaacacacatgcagacacgtACCAGTCAGGTCGCTGAACTTGGTGACTCCGTACTCAGCCGAACCTTGATCCAAAGACTGGAGCTTCTCTGCAGTTTTCAGGTTCTGGTGGAAGATGCGCAGACGATGATCCGCCTCTGCAGGATCGAAagtcaaataaacacatttaaaaaaaaaaatttggcacTTACCAGTAAAATAATCTGTTTTACCTCTTTTATCAAACAACCAGTCAGTCCTTATTACCTTTCCCCTCACTGACTGAGACATAAACAGTTTGTCTGTCTGCAcctgttttatctttttattctcTGAAACTTGCATTCATATTCATGTGATTAAACGGTCATGGTTAatgtggtggaatttccagaaaCACCATGTTGTGGTATGACGACACAAAGGGAAAGCTTAGACAACATCAGGTCATTCATAGGTCACAGGTAAGGGGATGAGAATATTCGGGCGGTCTCTAATAACCAAACCTGTTCATGTATAATTATGTTTGTCTCTCTACAGATTTAAGGAATCTAGACAGCTAAGTGATAAGGAGAGGCTTTGTTTCAGGACTGCCTCCTTTTGGAGGTCGGTGGGAACACTTTTgcatacttcccagagagagagagagagagactgaactaggctttagcatctgtgtTTACGGCGCCTGCAATATCTTTgttaaccttaacccttgtgttgtcttcgggtcaaatttgacccgttttcaaagtttctttattggaaATATGTTCtgcctagggctgggcgatatatcgatattatcgtgatatgagactagatatcgtcttagattttggatatggtaatatcatgatatgacataagtgttgttttttcctggtttttaaaggctgcattacagtaaagtgatgtacttttctgaaccagattgttctagcttttctattagttgccttctccccccccccccaatgacattatgtccacattactgatgattatttatctaaaatgtaagtgtgaagatattttgttaaagcaccaattgtcaaccctagaatatcgccgcaatatcgatatcgaggtatttggtcaagaatatcgtgatatctgtttttctccatatcgcccagccctagttctgccattcaaaataattaaatggtttcaaaacggtttcctaactaaacattgacatataccagtctgtgataaTCCATCAATATATATTCATCTGATCTTCACTGcggtttattgaccataaatatatatatataaaaaaaagtgtaaaactatTGGTAATAAGTTAGAATGAAGTTGGCTAGAAGGTGCACAATAGAATTGGGTGATACTATACTTTATGCTTTGTAAAAAGGCAAAACAGACCGGAAGTTAATTTTGTTGGAGGACAACAAGTGTAtggttgacaggaagacaacacaagggttaaaggttcagctaaagttaacgcctccagcatggctttaaatacaccttcaggaagacaggaacttcagagtGTTGGGACGGCACCACACAagaacacattgtggttaaactgtactgcctgcTTAATTCTCTCCTCAACTGAGTGTTGATTAAATGCTCCTGTGTAACACACCATAGTCTCCGATCTTCTTCGCATgtgtgaaatgagttgtgctgctcctgagttttttccccccaatacTCATGACGCATTTAATGTCTTGTGCGGGATTCTttgccatttaaaatgtagtactatttatttattgttgatGTGATACTACACGTGATATGCAAACTCCAAAGGGTCGGAATAGATCGGGGATATTTACCTTATGTATTGGTTTTCGTAAAGGATGAAGGGCTTTTATTGCTGTTATGAGAAGAATGTGAGTGCATAAAGGGTTCAGGCTGTGAGGACAGGAAGGCGACAAATGATGCTATGTACAATATATGTGTGTCAGTCACTCACTCACCCTCCTGGCTGCTGTAGACCTTATTGTATTTAACCATGAACTCTTTGAACTGGCCCAACAGCTCCACAGACTCCTGCCAGAAGAggagcagacaaacacacaacaacacacgaCCTCATCATCCATCTAAAGTTCAAGCTGATGATAGCAGTTTACACAACCAATGGATTGCTAGAGTATATTCGAGGCAGATAACCAAATGGAACTTAAGAGGCCGTTTACACGGCGACGTTTTCAACGTAATACGCAAAAGTATTTTTACGTTCTGGCCGTTCGTTTACACGACAACAGCATTTTGGGGAGCTGCAAACGAAACCTTTTGAACCGAGTTCCAGAGGGAAATCTTTGGAGTACGCAACTCCAGTGTCGCCATGTAAACTAGCAAAACCGGTCTCTGTGGAGCCAGAGCCAGTGACGCGGCGCACTCTCACCCCCACCTACCCTTCACCTCGCAGCGAAGGTGGACCTCGGCAGCCCGTTCAAAACACCGCCGTCTAACgtgaaagaaaaactttttatgtttttcgcGAGATTGTTGTCGTGTAAACGTAGCCTTAATatcaacattatttataattattatatacagAATAGGACGTCACTTTTACCTCCAGAGGCTGGCTGGTGGATGCATCCATGACCTTGTTGTTCTCTTCTAGTTGAGGTTCAActgataaataaaagacatcCAGGACAACATGTTATGCATCAATGTGCAAAATACATATATTCATGTTTCATGTGTCCAAAAATACATTGACTCTATGGATTTCAAATAAGTACGTCTATTAAATGGAAATACATGGAAGCTGTAGAACAGTTTTTGACATGATATATTATTGCTTGTCAGTCTAAATCAACATTTATGGGTATACTCATCACTATTCAACCTCATACCTTGATTATCTATTTGCTATAAAGCATCACCTATCATAAGTAAACATTattataacataatatacacacataatataaaTGAAGGCATTATTTATTCAATTGTTTTGGGCAACGTGCCAAGTTTAAGGCCAAAGCAGAACAAGATATGGTCAAAATGAAGggaacatttgcataaagtctTTTCTCCATGTCCATGCCCTGCCAATCATTACAATTAGATCATTTTACTTTCTAGGAATCTTTCTTTACAATGGTGGTTTAAAATGCCACtttaaagattcttttttgcACATACACTGTTTTAACCAGTTTAATGGAGCCCCTGTCATCCTGGAAGATACTGCTGCAATTACAGAAGAAGCTAAGCATCATGGGTTAACACTGTAACCACCTAAACAGTAGGCCAACAGCGATTACAGTTAGGCTCCGCTTGTTGGGGTAAGAATAAATGTtaatagccgctttccgaccggagggatttttgcagttcctagaacataacgttcctagaaccctttttttctcgtgttccgactgggACCAATTTGGGGcttattaagttcctctggctcctgtaactctttcagctcctacttcagggccttttcccttttccgcatttggtggttagatggctgtgttataataacaaaaggtcagtccctatggccacttggccagtgtgaaggcAAATGGCAAAACCgattttgggggagagtagttagtagaactgtttataACTacattcctgtaactacttggtcagaAA from Perca fluviatilis chromosome 10, GENO_Pfluv_1.0, whole genome shotgun sequence includes the following:
- the ctsf gene encoding cathepsin F produces the protein MVVGFRCPLILWLSLAAVLGSVFGLGEDIDRPLFGPPGSLIRLQESDPGLKKALAFAEERYNQGSNAMHLRKVSRLLSATKQLVKGIRYTITVELSNTQCKKSTMLRACDFYPELQKLKTEVCVFEVWDVPWQGTSTLLKQKCQPTVEPQLEENNKVMDASTSQPLEESVELLGQFKEFMVKYNKVYSSQEEADHRLRIFHQNLKTAEKLQSLDQGSAEYGVTKFSDLTEEEFRSAYLNPLLSQWTLHRPMKPASPARGPAPASWDWRDHGAVSSVKNQGMCGSCWAFSVTGNIEGQWFLKNGSLLSLSEQELVDCDGLDQACKGGLPSNAYEAIEKLGGLETETDYSYTGKKQRCDFTTMKVAAYINSSVELSKDEKEIAAWLAENGPISVALNAFAMQFYRKGVSHPLKIFCNSWMIDHAVLLVGFGERQGIPFWAIKNSWGEDYGEQGYYYLYRGSNACGINKMCTSAVVN